In Herbaspirillum sp. WKF16, one genomic interval encodes:
- a CDS encoding HpcH/HpaI aldolase/citrate lyase family protein, with the protein MHPSQVLFPGAQQPASLPVCDHYAGSEKLMRKSIALQKELGPVFDITLDCEDGAAAGNEAGHAQLAASLIAGPDNLHGRIGARVHDVGSPHFEQDVAIICSGAARELAFVMLPKPEGVNDVLHALESINRVCLAAGRPALPLHVLIETHGALADVWKIAALPQVQSLSFGVMDFVSAHYGAIPSAAMRSPGQFDHPLVRRAKLEISAACHAHGKVASHNVTTDIKNPAAVADDARRAAQEFGYTRMWSIHPDQIRPIVQSMSPSTEEAGQAAQILLKAQAVQWGPIQHQGNLHDRASYRYFWSILQRAHATGLALPQEAAAWFAAGEPSSTSQ; encoded by the coding sequence ATGCATCCCTCCCAGGTCTTGTTCCCAGGTGCACAGCAGCCGGCTTCGCTTCCGGTCTGCGATCACTACGCCGGCTCCGAAAAGCTGATGCGCAAGTCGATCGCCCTGCAGAAGGAACTCGGCCCGGTATTCGACATCACGCTCGATTGCGAAGATGGTGCCGCCGCCGGTAATGAAGCCGGCCATGCGCAACTGGCGGCCTCGCTGATCGCCGGCCCCGACAACCTCCACGGCCGCATCGGCGCGCGCGTGCACGACGTCGGCAGTCCCCATTTCGAGCAGGACGTCGCCATCATCTGTTCCGGCGCCGCGCGCGAGCTGGCCTTCGTCATGCTGCCCAAGCCGGAGGGCGTCAACGACGTGCTGCATGCGCTCGAATCGATCAACCGCGTTTGCCTTGCGGCCGGGCGCCCTGCGCTGCCGCTGCACGTGCTGATCGAGACCCACGGCGCGCTGGCCGACGTCTGGAAGATCGCGGCGCTGCCGCAGGTGCAGTCCCTGTCTTTCGGCGTGATGGACTTCGTGTCGGCGCACTACGGCGCCATCCCGAGCGCCGCGATGCGATCCCCCGGGCAGTTCGACCACCCGCTGGTGCGCCGCGCCAAGCTGGAAATTTCCGCCGCCTGCCATGCGCACGGCAAGGTTGCGTCGCATAACGTGACGACCGACATCAAGAATCCCGCCGCGGTCGCCGACGATGCGCGCCGCGCGGCACAAGAGTTCGGCTACACCCGGATGTGGAGCATTCATCCGGACCAGATCAGGCCGATCGTGCAGTCGATGTCGCCTTCCACCGAGGAAGCCGGCCAGGCGGCACAAATTTTGCTCAAGGCTCAGGCAGTGCAATGGGGTCCGATCCAGCATCAGGGGAATCTGCACGACCGGGCCAGTTATCGCTATTTCTGGAGCATCCTGCAACGCGCCCATGCCACCGGCCTGGCGCTGCCGCAGGAGGCTGCCGCCTGGTTCGCCGCCGGCGAACCTTCTTCAACCTCTCAGTAA